Genomic segment of Mycobacterium sp. 050128:
CGCGACAGCGGAGCGATCAGCAACCGCGCTGGCCGCCATGACGACACTGCAGGGCCGGCTGCTGGATCTGATCGCGGGTATCCCCACGCTGCGCGCATTAGGCCGCGCTTCGGGCCCCGAACATCGCATCGCTGAACTCGCTGCGGCTCATCGCCGCTCGGCGATGGCGACGCTGCGCATCGCATTTCTGTCGGCGCTGGTGCTCGAGTTGCTGGCCACCTTGGGCGTCGCGCTGATCGCGGTCGGTATCGGTCTGCGCCTGGTGTTCGGCGAGATGACCCTGACCACCGGCTTGACTGTGCTTCTGCTGGCGCCCGACGTGTACTGGCCGCTGCGCCGTATCGGCGTGGAATTCCATGCCGCTCAAGATGGTCGGGCCGCGGCCGACGAGGCGTTCGCGCTCATCGGCGAACACACCGTGGCCGCGCGGCGCGATCAAACGGTAGCCGCGAGCGGGACGGAGATCCGGCTGGAGCAGCTCAGTGTGGCCGGACGAGATGGCAATTCGCCCTGCGAGTTGACGGCGGTGATCGCGCCGGGCCGTGTGACGATGCTGACCGGCCGCAACGGCGCCGGCAAGAGCACCACGCTGCAGGCGATCGCGGGACTCACGATGCCGTCATCCGGTCGAGTCCTGGTCGGCGGGATCGACGTCGCGGAGTTGGAGCAGAGCGCGTGGTGGCGACAATTGTCCTGGCTGCCGCAGCGCCCCGTGCTGGTCCCCGGCACGGTCCGCGACAACCTGGTCCTGTTCGGCGAGTTGGATGACCCCGAACACGCCTGTGCCGCAGCGTGTTTCGATGCGGTGCTGGCCGAGCTGCCGGACGGGCTGGAGACCGCGCTGGGACGCGACGGCGCCGGGCTGTCGCTGGGACAGCGCCAGCGGCTGGGCCTGGCCCGCGCGTTCGGGTCGCCGGCTCCGGTGCTGTTGCTGGATGAGCCCACCGCCCACCTGGACGCTGACACCGAGCAGCGGGTGCTGCAGGCCATTGCGGAGCGGGCACGCGCAGGGGCGACCGTCGTGCTCGTCGGCCACCGGCAGCCCGTCGTGGCGATCGGTGACCACCTGGTCGAAGTGGTTTCGGACCGCGAGGTGCGTTGTGCGCGAGTCTGATCCGCTCGTTGCGGCGTCGAGCCTGTTGCGGCCGCGGCTGCCCCGCATCCTGGCCGCCATCGCG
This window contains:
- the cydD gene encoding thiol reductant ABC exporter subunit CydD; translation: MSCGVVISGCAIGSAIVLAGIVAKIITDPSARDLRGWLGPLSILLALWVVRTVAHWSQARLGQRGASAVIADLNDQVLTAVTARQPNELDAQRDAAAVVVTRGLDGLRPYFTGYLPTLLLAAILTPATVAVIALYDLKSTVIVVITLPLIPIFMVLIGLATAERSATALAAMTTLQGRLLDLIAGIPTLRALGRASGPEHRIAELAAAHRRSAMATLRIAFLSALVLELLATLGVALIAVGIGLRLVFGEMTLTTGLTVLLLAPDVYWPLRRIGVEFHAAQDGRAAADEAFALIGEHTVAARRDQTVAASGTEIRLEQLSVAGRDGNSPCELTAVIAPGRVTMLTGRNGAGKSTTLQAIAGLTMPSSGRVLVGGIDVAELEQSAWWRQLSWLPQRPVLVPGTVRDNLVLFGELDDPEHACAAACFDAVLAELPDGLETALGRDGAGLSLGQRQRLGLARAFGSPAPVLLLDEPTAHLDADTEQRVLQAIAERARAGATVVLVGHRQPVVAIGDHLVEVVSDREVRCARV